The genomic window CGGCAAGAGCGCGCCGCTTCCCGATCCCGCCAGGGAGGAAGCCAGATGAGAAGCTTCCTTCTTGAACAGCTTGCGCGGCTCATCATTCCGCTGGCCCTGCTGCTGGGGCTGAGCCTGCTGCTCAAGGGCCATCATGCCCCGGGCGGCGGATTCGTCGGCGGCCTGGCCCTCTCGGTCGCCGGGATCCTGGGCATGGCGGCCTATGGCACCAAGGTGCTGCGCGCGCGCCTTCCCTTCCAGCCCGAGCGCGTGGCTGTCGTCGGCGTCATCATCATCTTCTGCACGGTGTTTTTCCCGCTGCTCATGGGCGATCCGATGCTCACCCATCGCAGCGGCGACATCCCGCTGCTCTTCGGGCTCTCCTACCACTGGCACACCGCGCTGTTCTTCGACATCGGCGTGATGCTCGCGGTGGGCGGCGGCGGCACGGCCGCAGCGCTCTGGCTCTGGGAGCGCCACCCGCGCGAGTTCGGCATCACCCATGGGGAGAAAGACTGAGCCATGGGCCCGATTGCCGTCATCTCGGTTTTTCTGCTGACTTCGGTCGGTGTGTATCTGCTGCTCGGGCGCACGCTCTTTCGCGCCGTGCTGGGCCTGGGGCTCATCACACACGCGGCCAACCTGCTGGTGATGATGACCGGTGGGTGGCATCGCGTTGCGCCGCTGGTGCAGGACGGGGCCACCGTTGAGAACGTGGCCGATCCGCTCCCGCAGGCGCTGCTGCTGACCGCAATTGTGATCTCCATGGCGGTGACGATTTACCTGCTCGCGCTCATGGCTGTGGCCTCGGTGCGCGAGGGGCTGCTGCTCACGCAGCCTGCGCCCGCTACCGACGAGGGCCGCAGCCGCGAGGAAGTGCTCGACGAGCTTGAAGGCCGCTCCAGCAGCGCAGTTACGGCGCCTGCGGAGGAAGCCAAGTGACGCTTCAGCCGCTACTTGCCTTCGGGCTGCCCGGAATCACGGGCCTTGGGCTCTGGCTCTGGGCGCCGAGCTACCGCAAGGCGCGCGCCGCGGCGCTCACCGTGTCGCTGGTGCTCATCGTGATTGCCGTGCAGATGATCGAAGCCACCGCCGGGGGCGAGGTCTTCGTGCATGCCATGGGCAACTGGAAGCCGCCCTTTGGCATCGTCTTCGCCGTGGACCGGCTCTCGGCGCTCTTCGTGTTGCTCCAGTCGCTCGTTCTCTTTGTAACCATCGCGCTGCTGCGCGCA from Chrysiogenia bacterium includes these protein-coding regions:
- a CDS encoding MnhB domain-containing protein codes for the protein MRSFLLEQLARLIIPLALLLGLSLLLKGHHAPGGGFVGGLALSVAGILGMAAYGTKVLRARLPFQPERVAVVGVIIIFCTVFFPLLMGDPMLTHRSGDIPLLFGLSYHWHTALFFDIGVMLAVGGGGTAAALWLWERHPREFGITHGEKD
- a CDS encoding NADH-quinone oxidoreductase subunit K; protein product: MGPIAVISVFLLTSVGVYLLLGRTLFRAVLGLGLITHAANLLVMMTGGWHRVAPLVQDGATVENVADPLPQALLLTAIVISMAVTIYLLALMAVASVREGLLLTQPAPATDEGRSREEVLDELEGRSSSAVTAPAEEAK